The Polyodon spathula isolate WHYD16114869_AA chromosome 23, ASM1765450v1, whole genome shotgun sequence genome has a window encoding:
- the LOC121298361 gene encoding serine/arginine-rich splicing factor 4-like gives MILSAQPKAKPRGHATVQPLPYPQGKQQTPNNCSSADKQQLCTSQRPSSNNKDKNWTSSGAERTRSISRECSPSRTRSRSRECSPSRTRSRSRECSPSLADSKQESRVLSLKDSKQESRVLSLKDSKQESRVLSLKDSKQESRVLSLKDSKQESRVLSLKDSKQESRVLSLKDSKQESRVLSLKDSKQESRVLSLKDSKSRECSPSRTRSRSRECSPSRTRSRSRECSPSRTRSRSRECSPSRDSKQESRVLSLKDPKQESRVLSLKDSKQESRVLSLKDSKQESRVLSLKDSKQESRVLSLKDSKQESRVLSLKDSKQESRDSKQESRVLSLKDSKQESRVLSLKDSKLLSLKDSKQESRLFSLKDSKQESRVLSLKDSKQESRVLSLKDSKLLSLKDSKQESRLFSLKDSKQESRVLSLKDSKQESRVLSLKDSKQESRLFSLKDSKQESRVLSLKDSKQESRVLSLKDSKQESRLLSLKDSKQESRLFSLKDSKQESRLLSLKDSKQESRLFSLKDSKQESRVLSFPR, from the exons ATGATTCTTAGCGCACAACCCAAAGCAAAGCCCAGGGGGCACGCTACAGTTCAA CCACTCCCATACCCCCAGGGCAAACAGCAAACACCCAACAACTGCTCCTCCGCTGACAAGCAGCAGCTCTGCACATCCCAGAGGCCCAGCAGCAACAACAAGGACAAGAATTGGACGAGTTCAGGAGCAGAAAG GACTCGAAGCATAAGTCGAGAGTGCTCTCCCTCAAGGACTCGAAGCAGGAGTCGAGAGTGCTCTCCCTCAAGGACTCGAAGCAGGAGTCGAGAGTGCTCTCCCTCCCTCGCTGACTCAAAGCAGGAGTCGAGAGTGCTCTCCCTCAAGGACTCAAAGCAGGAGTCGAGAGTGCTCTCCCTCAAGGACTCGAAGCAGGAGTCGAGAGTGCTCTCCCTCAAGGACTCGAAGCAGGAGTCGAGAGTGCTCTCCCTCAAGGACTCGAAGCAGGAGTCAAGAGTGCTCTCCCTCAAGGACTCGAAGCAGGAGTCGAGAGTGCTCTCCCTCAAGGACTCGAAGCAGGAGTCGAGAGTGCTCTCCCTCAAGGACTCAAAGCAGGAGTCGAGAGTGCTCTCCCTCAAGGACTCAAA GAGTCGAGAGTGCTCTCCCTCAAGGACTCGAAGCAGGAGTCGAGAGTGCTCTCCCTCAAGGACTCGAAGCAGGAGTCGAGAGTGCTCTCCCTCAAGGACTCGAAGCAGGAGTCGAGAGTGCTCTCCCTCAAGGGACTCGAAGCAGGAGTCGAGAGTGCTCTCCCTCAAGGACCCGAAGCAGGAGTCGAGAGTGCTCTCCCTCAAGGACTCGAAGCAGGAGTCGAGAGTGCTCTCCCTCAAGGACTCGAAGCAGGAGTCGAGAGTGCTCTCCCTCAAGGACTCGAAGCAGGAGTCGAGAGTGCTCTCCCTCAAGGACTCGAAGCAGGAGTCGAGAGTGCTCTCCCTCAAGGACTCGAAGCAGGAGTCGAGA GACTCAAAGCAGGAGTCGAGAGTGCTCTCCCTCAAGGACTCGAAGCAGGAGTCGAGAGTGCTCTCCCTCAAGGACTCGAAACTGCTCTCCCTCAAGGACTCGAAGCAGGAGTCGAGACTGTTCTCCCTCAAGGACTCAAAGCAGGAGTCGAGAGTGCTCTCCCTCAAGGACTCGAAGCAGGAGTCGAGAGTGCTCTCCCTCAAGGACTCGAAACTGCTCTCCCTCAAGGACTCGAAGCAGGAGTCGAGACTGTTCTCCCTCAAGGACTCAAAGCAGGAGTCGAGAGTGCTCTCCCTCAAGGACTCGAAGCAGGAGTCGAGAGTGCTCTCCCTCAAGGACTCGAAGCAGGAGTCGAGACTGTTCTCCCTCAAGGACTCAAAGCAGGAGTCGAGAGTGCTCTCCCTCAAGGACTCGAAGCAGGAGTCGAGAGTGCTCTCCCTCAAGGACTCGAAGCAGGAGTCAAGACTGCTCTCCCTCAAGGACTCGAAGCAGGAGTCGAGACTGTTCTCCCTCAAGGACTCGAAGCAGGAGTCGAGACTGCTCTCCCTCAAGGACTCGAAGCAGGAGTCGAGACTGTTCTCCCTCAAGGACTCGAAGCAGGAGTCGAGAGTGCTCTCCTTCCCTCGATGA